The Scyliorhinus torazame isolate Kashiwa2021f chromosome 27, sScyTor2.1, whole genome shotgun sequence nucleotide sequence AGGGTggcatggtcagcactgctgcctcacggcgccagggtcactgcccatgtggagtttgcacatttgccccgcatctgcgtgagtctcatccccacaacccaaaaaggtgtgcagggtaggtggaatagctatgctaaattaccccttattgggggggaattgggtactctaaatttattaaaaaatagatGGCCCCCGTGCTTTGCTTATTTAGCTCCGCTATAAGATAAAATTACGCATTCAAGTTCTTTTCCCCCTCATATCGAGATCTGCAGTGCTTTCCAGGTGAGATATTTTGAGTGGTCCCATTGAATTGGGTGAGTTGGGGGCGGGGTGTGCAGCCTGAGGCCTACTCCAACAGGCTTCGTGCCGCCTTCCAAGTTGAAAAGTAAAGCCCGCTTCGCCGGAGAGGCGCCCCTGCCGACAGGGGGGAAAAAAAAACCCCGATGAGCTCGGTTGGGCACTCACGCCGTTGCAGCTCCTCCTTCTGCCGGTACCTGTCGTAGCTGGCGGCGAAGCGCCGGTTGATGGTGAGCGGCGAGCCTTCCTCCATGGCCGTTACCATGCACACCACGCGACCCTAGCGCCGGAGGTCAAAGGCCACGGCCCGCCCGCCAATCACAAGCCGCGGAAGGGGGCTCACgtgaccgccaggccctccttgacCACAGGCAGCAGCAGCCGGACTTGACCAGAAAGTGGACTCCTTGTCCTTCACTGTGGACCCCCTCAAAGGTTAGTTACCTCAAAACACCAATCCTCAGCAAAGATGGTTCAGATGTTTCTATTTTAGTTTATTCATTTTAAAAATAGTCACTTTTTTtcttattgaccccccccccccccaagtcccttccctcctctcctcaagatgCTCAGTCTTATTGGATTACCCCCCCTACTTCCCTCCCGTGATCAGCAGCTCAtccacatagatcatagaatccctacagtgcagaagaagccatcaagtctgcacccatcgacccaccccaccaccaccgttcaccccctccgccccccagcaaccctggacattaaggggcaatttaccgtggccaatccacccaccccatACATCTTTGCAACgtgggaggaaacccccgcaggcacggggagaacgcataaactccgcacagtcacccgaggccggaattgaacccgggtccctggcgctgtgaggcagcagcagtgcTCGCCGCCGTCCCACTCAATGGCCATCatctttttattcattcttgggatttgAATGTTGCTGGCAAAACCAAGGCTTATCTACTCATGCAATATTGCACTGAGTGACACTtgcatttgtgtggcacctttcaCTTTTAAAAATATCTATTCtttataatttttccaattaaggatggcaatttagcatggccaatccgcccacCCTGCGcctctttctgggttgtggggcagagacccacgcagagacagggagagtgtgcaaactccgcacagacagtgacccggggccgggattgaacccgggtcctcagtaccgtgaggcagcagtgctaaccactggccaccgTGACGCCCTTTCACAACCACAAGATGCCCCAATTTACAATTAACTTACCTTTGGAGCATTGTTGCGACAGCTAGTAATAATCTTATGCAATATTTGTTATATGTGGTTGTGTTATTGAcaattcagagggcagttaggagttAATGGTGAGGTGCTGCGGTCCCTCTTCAGCGGAAGAGTGGAATTTACCTGTGTGACAAATTGACATAGGAAAAGAAAGCAAGATGGGCATTTAGAAAGCACTTTTCCACCATCAGATATCTGAAAGCACTTTCTAGCCAACAATGCACTTTTGAGAGCAGTTACTTTTGTAGCGGAGGAAACATGACGGCTGATCTGcatacagtaagctcccacaaacagcaacgtgataatgatcTGTTTGGTGATatttattgagggataaatattggccatgatGCCAGGGTTCACTCACcggctcttctttgaaataatacAGTAAGGTCTTTTCCGTCCTCCTGAGAGGGCAGACAtggtcttggtttaacatcttatcTGAAAGACTGACTGATTTGATTATAAATATCATGGGgaaaatttataatgaaacaaggtGGCACAGAAGCAACTGGAAGTAGGGTAAACCTCTTTACTCaaagtggtgagaatgtgaaactcacAACCAGAAAAGGGAATTGAGGCAAATAGCGTTGACACGTTTAGGTGGAAGCCAGATAAAGGCATGAGGGAGATATGAGAAGGTTGCACTGATTTGATGGAGAGGTGTGGGAGGAGGTTCACGTGAAGCATAAACACCAGTGTAGACCCGTGAGCTCCAATGTGCTGttgctgtgctgtatgttctatgtaatttagTGCACTGCATTCTCTGTGTGGAGAGCTGTGTTTGAAGAGAGCTGAGGTCAGAGACAGAGCTGGGACACTCTAGAGATTGGTAAATTTAACCATGCGATTTTGGCTATTAATCTTACTGGTAACCTTTCACCGGTATTGAAGCTTTATTATTGGGggcagcgcagttgcttcacagctccagggtcccaggtttgattcccggcttgggtcactgactgctcagtctgcacgttctccccatgttggcaagggtttcctcctggtgctccggtttcctcccacagtccaaagatgtccaggttaggtgggttagccatgctaaattgcccttagtgtccaaaaatgattaggtggggtttcggggatagggtggaggtgtggggataggttggaggtatgggctttggtagggtgctgtttccaagggccggtgcaaactcgatgggccgaatggcctccatctccactaaattctatgatctatgattgtagagcatttcttttttttaaaatgcaagCACCAATAAAACTTTTGCTCGTTGAACTACCTTAAAGTGATTGACCCAGTGAATTGCCTTTTTTGGCACTGCAGTAACTAGTGCAAAGTAACTAAGTAGTGTAGTGTTTAATACTGTGTTGATAAATGTGCAGTGACTGTTGTTTTGTAGTAATGCgtgacggtgacacagtggttagcactgctgcctcacagcatctgggacccgggttcaattctgggagccttgggtgactgtctgtgtggagtttgtacgttctcctggtgtctgtgcaggcttcctccgggtgctcgtttcctcccacattccaaagacgtgcaggttaggcagattggccgtgctaaaattggccttagtgttcagggatgcgccagttaggtggggttgcacggGGGTGAGAGATtgggcatagatagggtgctctttcagaggtcaactcaatgggctgaatggtcccttgcactgtagggattctatggattagtgAAGGAAAATAAAATTTTTGCAGCAGGCAGGATTGTTGATAGTCAGAATGAGcacttcccattctctctctcttcctccaaatAATAGTCTCTGAGCGATAAATTAATTATAATTGTCATCTGCTGCTATAACAGGAAAATGCTGAGAAAGAATAATTGTGAAGATGTTGGGAACACCCTAGTTCTATGTTTACTCTTGTTATAGCTGTTACCTGCTATGATCCTGATTCGGCAGTTCTGTATTAACATGCTGGGAGGCGCAGAAAGGTTGTCTAAGGACTCGCTTGAATGTTGCCTTTGTGGAGCCAGTGTCCTGTTTCTGCTGTTCTCTTTGAGCCCCAGTTGGGGGTCAAGAGCTTATGCATTTGTGCAAGTGATTGTTTTTTctttcctcccccaccccaaacaTTAATTTAGAAGAATGTGATTAATCATTGTGCTGTGGTATTGTGGTTAGCTTTTTACTGGGAGGAATACAAGCTTCTTTTAACCACAAATTGATGGAAATTCTTCCCTTCGATTCCATAGAATCCGAGACTCTTACAGCACCAAAAGGGGTTGTTTGGTCCTTGGTGTCTATGCCCGCTCTTTGAACGAGCTGTTCCACACTCAGTCCCACACTCAAACTTTAGAGAAATTTGGGACTCTCCGCTGCAAAAGGCAATTGGTGCTGGATCAACTTGTTTGATTTAAAAGTGATATTGATAGCTTTTTGCTAACCAAAAGTATTAATAGATAGGGTACAAGTGCAGGTAGATGGAGTTGGTCACAATTCAGTCATGACTTCACTGAATTAgaaaacaggcttgaggggctaaatggttTCCTGCTCCTATACTTTTGGATGATAACCCTGTAATTTCCTCATCCTTAAGTACCTGTTCAGCTGCCCTTTTTAAAGTAAAAAATAAGCTTCTATCAGGTTGATCGTTTCAGATGAAAATAATAATGGTTAAAGATTTGTGAGAATTCTTTTAATTTTCCTGTCCGATATTCCCTCTCCCTCTTCTAGAGGTGCTAACATATGCTGGGTATGGTTTCATTAATCCCATCCCTCGCAACAACCCTCACCATCCAAGGATAGGGCCCAAGTGGCCAGTCTTCACACACAAGCCTAAACAGTGGGGCGTTGGCAGTCTGTTCAACCATATTAAGTATACACTCCGCATAATCCTGTTTGCAGCTGGTTTATCGACACAGGTGGGAGTTGTACATGCAGTAAGAGTAAGCAAGTCAGAAGCAAGTACGCCGGCTGAttgtgtctctctcggtctcccacCACCCCTCACTTTAGTGTAGTGAAACCAATTGTAGCATTCGTACCGCCAATGTGTCATCCCCTCAAGCAGTAAACATAGGACCTTCACATCTGTGTAGCCCGTGTGCAGCAAAGAAAATCCAACTCGCTCAATGTCCATGTTAAAATTTTCCAAAAACATGTTTTATAATTTATTTGCGGATGTTTAAAAAGTACAATATCCACCGAACAAAAAATTCAAATCATAAATAGAATAATTATGTGCAACATCAACCAAATTGCAATCCAGCAACCTATAAAGtcttcaaacatcccccccccctcaatcccaaaCTGAATTTAATCCCCATTTTCCCTGAAGCCCGGAGTCCGAACTGAGATGGGTTTCCAACATTGCTGGCCACGCCATGCCCCATGTGACCATTCTTAACATAATGGCCTCTTGTTTTAATATGAAAAAAATCTTTGTACTCTGGGCAATCCCAAACAGGTTAAAACGACGAACTCTTTCTCAAACAACAACGTGCATCGACATGGCGTTTTTTTAATGTTAAGACAAAACCCACGCGTTTCACCAGAAGAATCTAAAATGACCGTCAAGGCGGAAAGGAGATTAGGACGGGTAAAGAAAGGCTTTCTCGGGGCAGGACggtcgtgcagtggttagcactgctgcctcacggcgccgaggacccgggttggatcccggccccgggtcactgtccgtgtggagtttccacattttccccgttgtctgcgtgggtctcgcccccacaacccaacaaggtGTGCCGGGTAGggtgaattggcccttaattggaaaaaaaattgcgtactctatttataaaaaaaaagaaaggctcACTCAAAGACATGGGCTTTGAGAAAAAAAAAGGTTGTTACGATGGATGGAGAAGTGCAGAGGAGCTCTGAAAGACAGGATCGGAACCGACCAAAGGCCTGAAAGAAGGAGGCGCAACACAAAGAAGTTTGGAATAGGAGCTCAGCGGATGGGGAGTAAACTGAGGGCGAAGGATGTGGATAAGGTAAGCTTGTAAAGAGTAGAGGGAAATCAGGAGTTGGGGTCAGGCAAAGAGAGATGGACAAAGAACCTGCAAAGAGTACCATTATTCTGCTTCTATCGATATATCACTGCTAGGAAAGGATAAAAGCCAAATTTCAATTAAATCTTTGGAACAGAAAGCAAGAATAAATATACATCTATATTTTTTTGATGTTCCCTTTCTTAAATTATTGGTTTGATATTTCTCTCTCGTTTCTGAGGGGCCATTACAGAAAATGTTTGATTTCAaccccactcctcccaccccccacaacaaATGAACTGTCAAGCGGACGTGTGGCCCCCTTCTGTGGGGCTTGGGTTTGAAGTCAAGGAACCAGGGTTCCTTTACGCTCTGTATACCTCTGGGTCTTCAGTATCCTCGGAACCAAAATCCAGCGAAAGACAACACACTCGCTCTGCAAGGAGGAGCTAGTTACCAGGTTCCCTTGTCTATAGGAGCTGAATGGgtaaaataactttaaaaaaacCTCAAATCAGCTTTTGTCGCTCCCATACTCATTGGAGTACCATCAATGTGAGACAGGCACACTTCAACATTGGGAGaaagcttcaccaccacttttctaCAACAAAGCCATCAATCCAaaacattaactcttgtttctctccccACGGATGATGCACGACCGACTCAATAATTCCAGCATTCCCTCTTTCCGCCTACTGCCTCACTAGTACATCCTGAGGCAGATGTAATCTTCACTTCTATGCAAAATAGCACCTTTGGCAAAATGGAGTGTTCCTGGATGCTTCACAGGATCGTTATGAAaccaaatttgacactgagccacgtgGGAGATATTAGGGGAGATGGCCAGAAGCTTGCTCAAAGAGGAATATTTTGAGAAGCGGTCTTAaagggagagaagtagagaggccaagagggttagggagggaatgccagagCTTTGGGTCCCAGGCAGCTGCATTTGTGGTCGCCAGTGGCGACGCAATCACAATTCGAGCAGAGCAGTGCAAATATTACAGAGGAGTTTTAGGCTGGAGGAGATGGACGGTCGGGGAGGGACAAGGTCATGGAGgttttgaaaatgaggatgagaattttaaaaacaaGGCGCCGCTtgaccaggagccagtgtaggtcagtgagcacggcGGGGGTGCGCGGGGTGGGGGTGGAACAGGGCTCGGTGCGAGAGAGGGCAGCAGTAGTTTGGATAACCTCATGTTTACAGAGGGCGGACTGCACAAAGTGCATCAGGTGCAGGGGTAAGAAGGTATAGGTATATATAAGAAGGGTTTCAGTAGCAGAAGGGCCAGCAGGAATAAGAGGCTGGGCAATGCTGACGAGGTGGAAACTGACAGCCTCAAACATACTTGTACTGCTAGTTCAGTGTTGTTTGCCCAGGACAAGGAAGTTGAAATGCCAAAATTTCACAAGAGGTGTCCATTGGCTGAGTTACCTTATCCAATTATTTGCATTCGGCTACCACACCCAGGTGACACTGACACTGCGTACTAACCCAGTGCTAAAGAAAATCTTATTCAATACCCCAAAGCAAAGGATAAGTCTATAACCAATTTGCAGCTGCCAAGGAACAAAAGACCCCTCACATTCGCAGGAGCTGATCGCTCAATAGACCATTGACAGTGTCATTATGGCAGTGTACAGTTGGGTAGGGCATTACAATCAGTACCTGTATAGTTCAGCACCAGCAGGGTTTCTACTTTATGCTGATTTAATATGTTAACATCTATTTTTTATTACTGGGCATTCTGGAATCTTTAGCTGTGCTCTGTGGATTATATTCCACAGGTTTTGCCTACATACCCACAAAAACTGAATGCCAGTGGTCTTACAATTGAACCACATTCAAATTGAGAACTTAGAATTatttcacattttttaaaaaaggtataaaagtgttTGTGTTTTGGAGAAAGAAAGACATTTAAAGCCATACCTTCAGCACGAAGAGTAATTAATTTTCAGGTATAAATTAGCTTGATAATATACTCCCTTAAATATATACAGAATTATAAAGCAGCAATGACTCCAATTCACTGCTACATTAGCTGCTCTCTTTCCTTGTATGGGCAAAGGGAGAAAATAACATAAAGCCACTTAATGTGTACAGTACAACTCATTTTGCTTTGCCTTTTTTTTAACAGTACTTTAAATCATTGTAAACACATATTACTTAAAGCAACAAAAGAACCAGGTCTTCAATTCCCCATTCCAGgagatttctcttttttttaaaaaagagatattCATTGTCTTCCATGAGGTACTCCTGGGGTGAACAGCAGGCTCCTTTCTACCTCGGAGACCCTCTCAATCAGTGCAGATCCCCACGTCCAATTGACGTCTCCTGAGTGTTCCGTGGACTACACTTCTTCTCCTCTGTCAAAAGAGCAGTCCTCTTCGTGTGTCACCAAAGTAAGTCTGTGGAACTGCACTGGTGTATTGTGCATTGGAGCTCTCGTGCAAAGGACACAAAGGCCGTGCTCAGGGCTCTTAAAGCGATATATGCAAAACACCCTCGATTCAACTGACACTGGCACCACACCTTTTCAAAAGGTTGAACAATTGGGTGATATAGATGGCCAATAAGTAGCATATTTATATTTTTGGCTAGCCTTTTGGTAAGATGACCAGCAAATGCTTTTGGAGGAGATGCCACAACGGGTCAAGACCTAAGGGGtgatttcggggtgggggggggggaagaaggaatATTATACAATGAGTCCACAATTAACAGTACAAAGTAGGAGTCCAATACGGTGGAAAGGAAGGATTCATAGCATGGCAAAGACCATGGATTGAGAGAGGTAAAGTATAAGCAATATCCAGCATCTTTCAACAGGCCGAGAATCAGTGTAGGGTTTGGGTCTCCATCGCTTGCAACTGCTGCTCTAACCAAGCCACTACTCCAGTTCTGTTGGAGGCCCTCGCCAGGTCCAATGGGGTTTGCCCACTGGAATTCTTGTGCAGGATGCTTGACATTGGAGCCAAGTACTGGACAAGGTCCAAGTAGCCCTCCTGGGCAGCCAGGTGTATGGGGAGGGAGCCCGTGGCGTCCTTGATGTTCACGTCTGCCTTGTATTTCGTCAGGACCATCATGGTATCCAAGAAACCACTCCGGGCCACGTCATGTGCCGGAGTGAAGCCCCATTTATCCTGAGCATTGGGCTTTGCCCCGTTCTTCAGCAGTTCCTCCGCGACCAATGTGCTGCCCAGCATCATCACCTGGAACGAGGAGACAAAAAGCAGGGGTTAGGACACGGAGTTGAACCAAGGACTCACCAGCATTATGAGATTCGCCAGCGAAATCACTCCGGCCATCGATCGAGTGTGCTGTGTACAGGAGGCACTGCAAAATCTCACCAAGGCATCTTCAACAGTGTCACCCAAGCCTACGACCTCCACCACAATGAAGGGTAAGAATAGCTGGCACACGTCAATACCATCATTCCAACTTGGACATAGTCTcatcgtcactgggtcaaaatcctgatgcTTCCTGCCTCCTTCACCACGCACACTATagtatcaagggcaattagggatgggtaataaatgccagccttgccagcaacacccacgttGCCAAAAATGAATGATGAAATGGACACAGCAGGTCAAGATgaaattaatttatttttattttaaacaaATAGATCTCGTGTCACAATTCTCACAGTGAGTCAGAGGATGTGTTgaattatcaaagaacaaagaaatgtacagcacaggaacaggcccttcggccctccaagcccatgccgaccatgctgcctgactaaactacaatcttctacatttcctggatccgtatccctctattcccatcctattcatgtatttgtcaagatgccccttaaatgtcactatcgtccctgcttccaccacctcctccggcagcgagttccaggcacccactaccctctgtgtaaaaaaaacttgcctcgtacatctcctctaaaccttgcccctcgcatcttaaacctatgccccctagtaattgacccctctaccctggggaaaagcctctgactatccactctgtctatgcccctcataattttgtagacctctatcaggtcgcccctcaacctccgtcgttccagtgagaacaaaccgagtttattcaacctctccttagatagctaatgccctacataccaggcaacatcctggtaaatctcttctgtaccctctctaaagcctccacattcttctggtagtgtggtgaccagaattgaacactatactccaagtgtggcctaactaaggttctatacagctgcaacattacttgccaattcttaaactcaatgccccggccaatgaaggcaagcatgccgtatgccttcttgactacctcctccagctgtgttgcccctttcagtgacctgtggacctgtacacctagatctctctgactttcaatactcttgaggattctaccattcactgtataatcactATATCATTGAGCTGTTTTTCCAAAGTGGATATAATGTTTGGGTCCCGATTGTACACAGACTAAATAAATCAAATACTACTTTTGGAATCTATAACTGTGTGTTTTGGGGGATTGAATTCCACAACTTTCTCCATTTTTCTGGGAAAATTATAAATG carries:
- the LOC140403251 gene encoding cyclin-dependent kinase 4 inhibitor D-like — translated: MGKNVLDGDKLTKAAVRGDWQEVKRLLVEEKVNANAVNKYDQTALQVMMLGSTLVAEELLKNGAKPNAQDKWGFTPAHDVARSGFLDTMMVLTKYKADVNIKDATGSLPIHLAAQEGYLDLVQYLAPMSSILHKNSSGQTPLDLARASNRTGVVAWLEQQLQAMETQTLH